A single genomic interval of Microbulbifer variabilis harbors:
- the clpS gene encoding ATP-dependent Clp protease adapter ClpS — MSILQVIKLGSSDSGEDYFDGEGSEGGLALEEAPPRLKRPPMYKVIMLNDDYTPMDFVVETLELFFGVNRERATQLMLQVHTRGKAVCGVYTRDIAETKAAQVNQFAQENEHPLLCEIEADESKDD; from the coding sequence ATGAGTATTTTGCAGGTCATTAAACTAGGCTCCAGTGATTCTGGAGAAGACTATTTCGACGGTGAGGGTTCCGAGGGTGGGCTCGCACTGGAGGAGGCGCCGCCACGGCTCAAACGCCCGCCTATGTACAAGGTCATCATGTTGAACGATGACTACACCCCCATGGACTTTGTCGTAGAGACTCTGGAGTTGTTTTTTGGGGTTAACCGTGAGCGCGCCACACAGTTGATGTTGCAAGTACACACGCGGGGAAAAGCAGTGTGCGGTGTCTATACTCGGGATATAGCGGAGACAAAGGCCGCTCAGGTTAATCAGTTCGCCCAGGAGAATGAGCATCCACTATTGTGTGAGATTGAGGCGGACGAGAGTAAAGACGATTGA
- the cspD gene encoding cold shock domain-containing protein CspD, giving the protein MPTGTVKWFNNAKGYGFILADEGGEDLFAHYSAIQMEGYRTLKAGQQVTFDIVRGDKGYHAANISTAVAAETAPSPQSPKVAAIADPNHSETEREKEAEMLD; this is encoded by the coding sequence ATGCCTACTGGTACCGTGAAGTGGTTCAACAACGCTAAGGGATATGGGTTTATTCTTGCAGATGAAGGAGGGGAGGATCTGTTTGCGCACTATTCCGCTATTCAGATGGAAGGCTACCGAACCCTAAAGGCCGGCCAACAGGTCACCTTTGATATCGTCAGAGGCGACAAAGGCTATCACGCCGCCAATATTTCCACCGCAGTGGCGGCAGAGACCGCACCTAGCCCCCAAAGCCCCAAAGTGGCCGCTATTGCAGATCCCAACCACTCTGAAACAGAGCGGGAAAAAGAGGCAGAGATGCTCGACTAA